The following are encoded together in the Pungitius pungitius chromosome 7, fPunPun2.1, whole genome shotgun sequence genome:
- the LOC119216612 gene encoding mucin-2-like codes for MKQLILSLALVWALSSTAVRALDCSNCTNEQCLTTQPVRCSSENMCITASIQASTPRAPQIFKACAPSSVCPATGSQTFSANLGVARAVASIKCCNTDNCNTETLPFPGSQIANSQICFTCDPITARCTTQTQCMGEENQCFQASVTTGMATFTAFGCASTNLCVAAARLGSIPFFQRFVNFRSSCCGTSLCNTGTITTVAPTTTTTNAPTTTNATTATAAPSTTAALTTTPASITTAVLTTTAVPTTNTAQTTTPAPITTAALTTTAVPTTNTARTTNPAPITTAALTTTAVPTTNTARITTAAPITTEVLTTITAPTTTNSAATTATPTTASVLTTASALTTTAAPTTTATQKTTATLTTASVLTTTNAPTTTLIPTPTGLTTAIAPTTINAPTTTSALSTTATPTTTSALSTTATPGTASVLTTTNAPTTTLIPTPTGLTTAIFPTTINAPTTTSALSTTATPTTTSALSTTATPRTASVLTTTNAPTTTPIPTPTGLTTAIAPTTINAPTTTSALSTTATPTTTSALSTTATPGTASVLTTTNAPTTTLIPTPTGLTTAIAPTTINVPTTTSALSNTATPTTTSAPSTTATPRTASVPTTTNAPTTTLIPTPTGLTTAISPTTINAPTTTATPSTTATPRTTKAPTTTNALTSTAASTTASTISDASSIRLGPVHVLLGLLIFISTSSFEF; via the exons ATGAAGCAACTGATCCTTTCTCTAGCTCTTGTTTGGGCTCTCTCCAGCACAG CAGTTCGAGCACTTGATTGTTCGAATTGCACAAATGAGCAGTGTTTAACAACACAACCAGTCCGATGTTCCTCAGAAAATATGTGCATTACAGCTTCCATTCAAG CATCTACACCAAGAGCACCGCAAATATTCAAGGCGTGTGCACCATCCTCCGTGTGTCCAGCCACAGGCTCTCAGACATTTTCAGCTAACTTGGGTGTAGCACGTGCAGTTGCATCTATAAAGTGCTGCAACACTGATAACTGCAACACCGAAACTCTACCGT ttccTGGCAGTCAGATAGCTAACAGCCAAATATGCTTTACTTGTGACCCCATTACCGCTCGATGTACTACTCAAACACAGTGCATGGGAGAAGAGAACCAATGCTTTCAAGCAAGTG TGACAACTGGAATGGCCACTTTTACAGCCTTTGGCTGTGCATCTACAAACCTGTGTGTAGCGGCTGCCCGCCTGGGAAGCATTCCTTTCTTTCAAAGATTTGTAAACTTTAGATCGTCCTGTTGTGGGACCAGTTTGTGTAATACTGGCACTATAACAACTGTAGCCcccacaactacaacaactaATGCCCCAACGACAACTAACGCAACAACAGCGACTGCAGCCCCATCCACAACTGCTGCCCTGACAACAACTCCTGCCTCGATTACAACCGCAGTATTGACAACAACGGCAGTCCCAACGACAAATACCGCCCAAACAACAACCCCTGCCCCGATTACAACCGCAGCATTGACAACAACGGCAGTCCCAACGACAAATACCGCCCGAACAACAAATCCCGCCCCAATTACAACCGCAGCATTGACAACAACGGCAGTCCCAACAACAAATACCGCCCGAATAACAACAGCTGCCCCAATTACAACTGAAGTTCTGACAACAATTACTGCCCCGACAACAACTAACTCTGCAGCGACAACTGCAACCCCAACAACAGCTTCAGTGCTGACAACAGCAAGTGCcctaacaacaactgcagccccaacgacaactgcaACCCAGAAAACAACTGCAACCCTGACAACGGCTTCAGTCCTGACAACAACTAAtgccccaacaacaactctAATCCCAACACCAACTGGCCTGACTACAGCTATTGCCCCGACAACAATTAATGCCCCGACGACAACTTCAGCCCTGTCGACAACTGCAACCCCGACGACAACTTCAGCCCTGTCGACAACTGCAACCCCGGGAACAGCTTCAGTCCTGACAACAACTAAtgccccaacaacaactctAATCCCAACACCAACTGGCCTGACTACAGCTATTTTCCCGACAACAATTAATGCCCCGACGACAACTTCAGCCCTGTCGACAACTGCAACCCCGACGACAACTTCAGCCCTGTCGACAACTGCAACCCCGAGAACCGCTTCAGTCCTGACAACAACTAAtgccccaacaacaactccaATCCCAACACCAACTGGCCTGACTACAGCTATTGCCCCGACAACAATTAATGCCCCGACGACAACTTCAGCCCTGTCGACAACTGCAACCCCGACGACAACTTCAGCCCTGTCGACAACTGCAACCCCGGGAACAGCTTCAGTCCTGACAACAACTAAtgccccaacaacaactctAATCCCAACACCAACTGGCCTGACTACAGCTATTGCCCCGACAACAATTAATGTCCCGACGACAACTTCAGCCCTGTCGAACACTGCAACCCCGACGACAACTTCAGCCCCATCGACAACTGCAACCCCGAGAACAGCTTCAGTCCCGACCACAACTAAtgccccaacaacaactctAATCCCAACACCAACTGGCCTGACTACAGCTATTTCCCCGACAACAATTAATGCCCCGACGACAACTGCAACCCCGTCGACAACTGCAACCCCGAGAACAACTAAGGCCCCAACAACAACTAATGCCTTAACATCAACTGCAGCATCAACGACTGCCTCAACAATCAGTGACGCCTCCAGTATCCGATTGGGACCGGTCCATGTGTTGCTTGGACTccttatatttatttctacatcaTCTTTTGAATTCTAA
- the LOC119216807 gene encoding interferon-induced protein with tetratricopeptide repeats 1-like isoform X2 has translation MRNTVSDEGPWLVVNHGNLAWLHYHRRERAECHAHLLKVETMMNEYPPPSQGELHPEIYAEKAWTLMKFGTDKRLQATDYFQKAIRMQPDMVEWHTSHVIGLENTLRHTGKKLVADIFEKMKIAKEHDPENLYLAALYLEARAKQGKNIESEARELARRVLRKPISSYSGIAPLLRLYRIYVSMDEAIDLAEEILGRHPDERYLKKCASLCYKKRIFQGSDNPLEHSMIDRAISLHREVITLYPLSSLAIEISLADIYAESNNQAKADHIYKELLKKDLDPEGAQMLYNCYAKYVHFIRKESYKSIEYHMKAAAILHQSSYRKNSINTLERIRARNRNRMCREIDEFLNNLQ, from the coding sequence ATGAGAAACACCGTCTCAGATGAGGGTCCCTGGTTGGTGGTGAACCACGGGAACCTGGCTTGGCTGCACTACCATAGGAGAGAAAGAGCAGAGTGTCACGCTCACCTTTTAAAAGTTGAAACCATGATGAATGAGTATCCACCTCCATCCCAGGGCGAGCTCCACCCGGAGATCTACGCTGAAAAGGCCTGGACCCTGATGAAGTTTGGCACAGACAAAAGGCTGCAGGCTACAGATTATTTCCAGAAAGCCATCAGGATGCAGCCGGACATGGTGGAGTGGCACACCAGCCACGTCATCGGGTTAGAGAATACTCTAAGACACACTGGCAAAAAGCTGGTGGCTGACAtctttgagaaaatgaaaattgCCAAGGAACATGATCCAGAGAACTTGTACCTTGCTGCTCTGTACCTTGAGGCACGTGCTAAGCAAGGGAAGAACATCGAAAGTGAAGCACGTGAGTTGGCCAGAAGGGTTTTAAGAAAGCCCATCAGCAGCTACAGTGGTATCGCACCGTTACTAAGGCTGTACAGAATCTATGTGTCTATGGATGAGGCCATTGATTTGGCAGAGGAAATTCTGGGAAGACATCCAGATGAGCGTTATCTGAAGAAATGCGCATCGCTCTGCTACAAGAAGAGGATCTTCCAGGGGAGTGACAATCCACTGGAGCACAGCATGATCGACAGAGCAATCAGTCTCCACAGGGAAGTGATTACTCTTTACCCTCTTTCTTCACTTGCAATAGAAATATCTCTTGCCGACATATATGCAGAGTCCAATAACCAAGCTAAAGCTGACCATATATACAAGGAACTGCTGAAAAAGGATCTGGATCCCGAAGGGGCACAGATGCTTTACAACTGCTATGCAAAATACGTACATTTCATCCGAAAGGAGAGCTACAAGTCAATCGAATATCACATGAAGGCGGCAGCGATACTGCATCAATCTTCCTATCGTAAGAACAGCATCAATACCCTGGAGAGGATTAGAGCAAGAAACAGAAACCGAATGTGCAGAGAAATTGATGAGTTTCTGAATAACCTGCAATAA
- the LOC119216807 gene encoding interferon-induced protein with tetratricopeptide repeats 1B-like isoform X1, giving the protein MSAAPSQRTLESKLVALQCHFTWDLDTSETTLYCLKDKLEDIGTEEGYSWLGHSYNLQGYIHYQLGLSNDACRFLSRAAEAFRQMRNTVSDEGPWLVVNHGNLAWLHYHRRERAECHAHLLKVETMMNEYPPPSQGELHPEIYAEKAWTLMKFGTDKRLQATDYFQKAIRMQPDMVEWHTSHVIGLENTLRHTGKKLVADIFEKMKIAKEHDPENLYLAALYLEARAKQGKNIESEARELARRVLRKPISSYSGIAPLLRLYRIYVSMDEAIDLAEEILGRHPDERYLKKCASLCYKKRIFQGSDNPLEHSMIDRAISLHREVITLYPLSSLAIEISLADIYAESNNQAKADHIYKELLKKDLDPEGAQMLYNCYAKYVHFIRKESYKSIEYHMKAAAILHQSSYRKNSINTLERIRARNRNRMCREIDEFLNNLQ; this is encoded by the coding sequence TGCTGCTCCGAGTCAGAGAACACTGGAGTCCAAGCTGGTGGCCCTGCAGTGCCACTTCACCTGGGATCTGGACACCAGCGAGACTACACTTTACTGTCTCAAGGACAAGCTGGAGGACATCGGTACAGAGGAGGGATACAGCTGGTTGGGTCACAGTTACAACCTGCAGGGTTATATCCACTACCAGCTGGGGCTCAGCAATGACGCCTGCCGTTTCCTCAGCAGGGCGGCGGAGGCCTTCCGCCAGATGAGAAACACCGTCTCAGATGAGGGTCCCTGGTTGGTGGTGAACCACGGGAACCTGGCTTGGCTGCACTACCATAGGAGAGAAAGAGCAGAGTGTCACGCTCACCTTTTAAAAGTTGAAACCATGATGAATGAGTATCCACCTCCATCCCAGGGCGAGCTCCACCCGGAGATCTACGCTGAAAAGGCCTGGACCCTGATGAAGTTTGGCACAGACAAAAGGCTGCAGGCTACAGATTATTTCCAGAAAGCCATCAGGATGCAGCCGGACATGGTGGAGTGGCACACCAGCCACGTCATCGGGTTAGAGAATACTCTAAGACACACTGGCAAAAAGCTGGTGGCTGACAtctttgagaaaatgaaaattgCCAAGGAACATGATCCAGAGAACTTGTACCTTGCTGCTCTGTACCTTGAGGCACGTGCTAAGCAAGGGAAGAACATCGAAAGTGAAGCACGTGAGTTGGCCAGAAGGGTTTTAAGAAAGCCCATCAGCAGCTACAGTGGTATCGCACCGTTACTAAGGCTGTACAGAATCTATGTGTCTATGGATGAGGCCATTGATTTGGCAGAGGAAATTCTGGGAAGACATCCAGATGAGCGTTATCTGAAGAAATGCGCATCGCTCTGCTACAAGAAGAGGATCTTCCAGGGGAGTGACAATCCACTGGAGCACAGCATGATCGACAGAGCAATCAGTCTCCACAGGGAAGTGATTACTCTTTACCCTCTTTCTTCACTTGCAATAGAAATATCTCTTGCCGACATATATGCAGAGTCCAATAACCAAGCTAAAGCTGACCATATATACAAGGAACTGCTGAAAAAGGATCTGGATCCCGAAGGGGCACAGATGCTTTACAACTGCTATGCAAAATACGTACATTTCATCCGAAAGGAGAGCTACAAGTCAATCGAATATCACATGAAGGCGGCAGCGATACTGCATCAATCTTCCTATCGTAAGAACAGCATCAATACCCTGGAGAGGATTAGAGCAAGAAACAGAAACCGAATGTGCAGAGAAATTGATGAGTTTCTGAATAACCTGCAATAA